atacaaaacatgaagaaaagtagaagataaaagaaagttttgtatcccacattggaaaaagatgaatgaatactctaaacatgtagttataaaagaaaatacttcaacatattttgtcccacatcaaaagtgaaacataaaacattcaaggatgtctctacaaaagagaaataaccaagaatgattttgtcccacatcgaaagtgaaacataaaacattcaaggatgtctctataaaagagaaacaactaagAATGATTTTGTTCCACATCGaaaatgaaacataaaacaaccaagaatggtttcataaattcacaaGCCCAACAAATAtctatgggctattatgaatttcttgtattcatttatttgtaaaaattgtttttaagtataaaaatcaatttttataaataaaaagtatatttttttaaattttcagttaaaccgccggttcaaaccagcgaaccgccggttcatgccaaaaaccggcggttttgaaccgcccgtAAACAGGAGGTTTTTTGAACCAGAACCGGAACtgccgggacccttggcgggccggttccggttcatgcatatgatgaaccgtgaaccgccggttcatgaaccggaaccggtggttcggaaccgttgtgcatgcctaatggtaccagagcaaaggctcagaaaaatatcatcatagcCTAGAAACCTTTCCCGGCCAAGAAGGCGAACCTGCGATCTACACCAAAAATGTCAGACAACGAGGAGGAGCGAAAACCATACAACATTGAGGATGAACGATTAAAGATGAGCAAGAATGTTACTCTAGCCGTTAAACTTAACGGGACGAATTACTCCCTGTGGAAACGGTTGATGAGAGTAGCAATTGTAGGGAGGCGGGCAAACCGATATATCACCGGTACACCGCCTCCACCGGAACTAGGGATGCGAGGCTACTCAAGTTGGGAGGAAGCCGATATGATCGTATTCTCATGGATCATTAACAACGTTGAGACCGAAATTGTTGTCGATTTCGCACACCACCAGACTGCACAGGCTCTATGGGAGAGCCTACAAACCACTTTTGAAAGCACGACAGATCCATATTTGCTGTATGATTTGGAGGAGAAGGCAGGCAAGGTTGTCCAAGGAGAACAGGGGCTCGAGACATACTGGCGACAACTTCACGGAGTCTGGATCGAGATCGACCGGTCGACTGCTGCGACAAGGGAATCAGCCAACTCCGAACATATGTAGGAACCAGACGCCTATTCAAATTTCTGACAGGACTCAACCCGGTATACGACAGAATCTGGAGGGACATTCTCAAAGAGATCCCATTGCCCTCAGCCGAGACCGTGTACGGGATGGTGAAAAGAGAAGCCGCCCGGCGCAAGATGATGCCAGCAACAGACCCTGACCACCAGACCGGCGCAATCAACGGCGACTCATCATCGGGCCAAATTGGACTCGGGTTCGCTGTCCGAAACCAACCTCAACAACGGCCAAACCAGCCACCACCACGAGCAGCCGCACAACCACCCAACCGTCGAGGATTCAAACCCGATAAATCAAAGATGTGGTGCTCACACTGTGGAAAGAACAAACATACCAGAGAAACGTGTTTTCTCCTCGTTAGattcccggagtggtgggatGAGAATCAAAAGGCAAAGGCACGGTTGGCAATCGGGATGGAGGATGGTGGCGGTGGACTATGTCCGCAAGGGGCGGGCAACCGGGAGGTCACCGTCACCCGTGGGAAAGTAGGGGACACCGGCCAGCAGCAGGGCGGAGGCGGCAGAGCCGGCAAGGCAGCTGGAATTGGGGAGGCGGCTTTTGCCGAGAGAAAAGGAGGCGGCTCAATTGGAGGTATGGGATTAGGGTTGACAAATCCTAATCCCCAATTTAATTTGCTATTTAGTCCTTCAAGTTCGATTGATGCTAAAAAAAAACCCCACTGCATGAGTCATTTTTATTCTAGCCCATGTAGTTCTAAGAGTATTCAATTTGAGCCCCGAAAATTGCATACGAGACCCCAAAATAATGAATTTCGAGATAAAACCCCTAAAGTAGCTGAAAATACTTTCCTTAGCCCAAATCATTTTGCACCTTTGGAGAATATCCCGATTGCCTGTATTGCCCAAAGTAGAACCGATTCTAAGAAAAGTggatggatttttgattgtggggtGACTGATACTATGTCCTATGATAGAGAtgatttttctgaatttgaTGGAGCGAAAAAAAGCCATATACAAACTGCTGATGGGGAATTAACTGTTGTGAATGGGAGTGGAACCATCGAAATTTCTCCGAccttaaaactaaaaaattgtCTATATGTGCCCAAATTATCCCATAAACTCATGTCTATCAGCCATATAACGAAAGAATTAAACTGTACATTACTgatgcatccaaatttctgtgtattacaggatatcgggacgaggaggataattgggcgtggcactgagcgtcaaggtctCTATTATGTAGATGAGATTGctcaacaaggtggcaccgcaatgcttgctcacggatctgcaaaCCGGGAAGCTTGGTTGTGACACCGCAGACTAGGGCATCCATCCTCGAGTTATTTAAAATTACTTTTTCCAAAGTTTTCTCATTTTAAGGATATTACTTGTGAGTCTTGCGTTTTGGCgaaaagccacagacaatcCTTTAGATCACGCGATACTCGTGTTGAGACTATTTTTTCTTTAGTACATGCGGATGTTTGGGGTCCCGCTCCTATtattggtgatcatggttttaagtATTTCCTTCTAGTTGTGGACGATTGCACTAGATTaacttgggtatattttttgaaacataaatctgaagtCTTCGAAAAATTTACTCACTTTTTTACTTTGATCCAGACACAATTCCAAACCGGTATCAAAATCCTTAGATCCGACAAtggtagggaatttgttaataaagaaatgacaaatttttttaaggaaaaaggattagttcatcaaactacttGTCCCTATACACCTAAACAAAATGGGTAGCAGAGAGAAAGAATAGGGTAATCCTAGAGATCACAAGAGCCCTGTTTTTTGACTCAGGAGTCCCGAAGTTTCTGTGGCCCGAAGCTGTTGCTACTGCTGTCTATCTAATTAATCATCTGCCCTCTAAAATATTAGGTATGAAAACTCCTCTACAGATTCTTTCATCTTTAACTAATATTCCGACACCTCTCACTCTTCCGCTCAAAATCTTTGGTTATTCTGTTTATGTGCATGTGCCAAAACTTGAAAGAACTAAATTTTCTGCATGTGCAATAAAATGAGTTTTCTTGGGGTATGGGATAAATCAGAGAGGGTATGATGCTATCACCCAGGGTCTAGGAAAATtataacaaccatgaattgCAATTTTCTAGAGAGTGAATATTTTTATACCAAACCTCGGGGTCAGGGGGAGAATCATGGTAAGGGGGGGTGTGAAATAATTCGACCCCTCAATTTGTCGGTGCCACACCTAAACATCTTGACCGCGAAACTAACAGAGCAAGCTAGTGTCACCGCCGAGCCAGTCATGTCTGTTGTAGAGCCTCCTCAAACGCCTATGCCCGAATCTTCTCCTTCAGTGATATCTAAGTTAATTCTTGAAACTAGCTCAGATAATACCATTATTACCCCTGACGAGTCTGGTATAGATGAGAGTGAGAATGCAACAATTGATGGTGATACTGGCCGTTTTGTGCTCCCTCCAAGAAGCACTCGCGGCATCCCGACTAAGAGATACAGTCCTCAAAGGATTCGCAAAAGCAGATATTCTATGGCAAACCTGGCCAAAGCCAATCTAACTGAAATGGCTAGGGCATTTGAAGCAGCTCTTTATGAGCAGGAGGAAATCCCATACACAGCCGAGGAGGCCATGAAAATTCCTCGTTGGAAGGAAGCAATGCTAGTAGAGATGCGGGCCCTACTGAAGAGTAATACATGGGAGGTTTGTCTGAAACCTGATGGAGTTCGAACAGTGGGGTGTAGAtgggtcttcaccatcaaaCGGAGGCCGGATGGGTCGATTGAAAGGTATAAGGTGAGACTGGTGGCCAAAGGGTACACTCAGACCTATGGGGTTGATTATGCCGAGACATTCTCACCAGTGGCAAAAATGAGCACTATTCGAGTACATTTTTCGATATCAGCAACCAAGGAGTGGCCATTGCATCAGTTCGACGTGTACGGCCTTTTTACATAGAGAACTACAAAAGCCCATCTATATGGAAGCACCTCCCGGATTTACTGGGGAATTCGAAGGAGGTAAGGTCCGCAAATTAAAACGGACACTGTACGGGATAAAAGAGTCACCTAGAGCATGATTTGGGAGATTTACAGAGGTGATGAAAAAATATGGGTACAAGCaaagcaactctgatcataccttgttcttgaagaaaagagaaggaaaaatcACTTGTctgatcatctatgtagatgatatgataATCACTGGCGATGACGAAGAAGAGATAGCCCAGCTAAGAAAGAATTTATTCgcagaatttgagatgaaggacttggggcTTCTGAAATACTTCCTGGGTATAGAAGTTCTAAGATCAAAAAGGGGAATCTTCATCGGTCAGAAGAAGTATGTTTTAGATCTTCTAACTGAAACATGATTACTGGATTGTAAGCTGACAGACACTCCTATGGTTCAGAATCACGGTTTACGGATAGTTGAAGGAGCTGAAACTACTCACTGCACCAGATACCAGCGTCTAGTTGGGAAACTGATGTACTTGTCCCATACTAGACCCGATATAGCCTACGCAGTTAGGGTGgtcagtcagttcatgcatgcacctcaagtagCTCACTGGGAAGCAGCTCTGAGGATCGTTCGGTACTTAAAGGGGACAGTAGGTCATGGAATTCTGTTTGAGAATCATGGACATCTGGAAATTCATGGGTTTACCGATGCTGACTAGGCAGGaaacccaaatgacagaaaatcaacAGATGGTTACTTCACCTTTGTGGGAGGGAACCTTGTCACATGgcgaagcaagaaacaaaaggtagtAGCTTTGTCGAGTGCTGAAGCTGAGTTTCGAGGTATTAAAAGTAGATTGACAGAGATTCTATGGTTGAAGAAATTGATGACTGAGTTGGATTTGAACTCCAAAAATTCGTGCAAGTTGTTCAGTGATAATAAAGCGGCAATCAGTATATCCGAGAATCCAGTCCAGCATGACCGCACGAAACATGTCGAggtggatcgacatttcatcaaggacaATATAGAGGCAAAAACAGTAGAACTTCCTTTTGTGAGATCAGAAGACCAATTGGCAGATATGCTCACAAAAGCTGTCGATGCAAGGAACTTCCGtgaagtattgggcaagttaagaatGTATGATcacattacttaacttgagggggagtgttggaaggaaATCACAGGATTGAAGGAAATCACACAAATTAGGAAATTGATATATTCCTtgattttgtatatttattgaTTCCATGTTTAGGGAAAATCTTGCCATCTATAGGGATTCCTTAGCCTATTTAAAGGCATGTATATTGTGCCAAAATAATAGAAGTTGAATGAATACAATACTGATTTTCAACAGCGGGATTGGGTCATCATGCATGTGTGACATTTTCCGATGGTGCACATACGACCATCTCCGCCAATTGTGTCTCGTTCTGAATGTGTGTGGAAGCGTGTGCCTCGTCCTTGAAATAAATgactatttccttttttattgaATTGTTAGAGTTGATTAATAAACGATCTGATTGAAGAGTCTTAATACTTTTTCAAAGTTGTTTCTtaacttcacacttaaactatttaaatttctcaaaggcctcaaatttatgtttcataaaatacacatattcatACCTTGATAAATTATcagtaatgaagtacgaataaccatCTCTTGCTTAAGTTGGAAACGGTCCACACACATCTGTATGAATCAACTCTAGCAAATCCTTAGCACACTCCCCTTTCCCAGGAAATTATTACTTGTCATTTTTCCTTTGAGATATAATTCACAAGCTCCATATTATTCTAAATCAAATGAAGtgagatagtctaactttctcaatcttgcTATTCTTTTCTCATTAATATGACCAAGTCTGCAGTGCCAAGGATGAGTTGCATTATTCGTATTACATAGTTTAGGCCTTTtgttttgcacattgagaatatttCGTTTgtattcaagcatatataatccattttcAAGAGTGACATTcccataaaacaatccattaaaagaaaacaagcataagctgtttgcaaaatggaaggaaaaccTTCAATGTctaacatcggaatggaaataatattcttagAAATAACTGGAACGAAATAACAATTGAAAAATTCTAGTCTATGTCCCGAGGGAAGATCCAATCTGTAAGTCCCCACGCATTCGACAGCAACTCTTGCTCCATTCCCAACAGGCAAATCAACTTCTCCATGCCTCACTTTCCTGCAGTCACTTAGACcctgcacattattacaaatgtgtgagcCACAAGCTGTATCTAATACCTAAGATTGTGaattattcatagacatatttatttCAATGACAAACATACCTGAGCTCCCACTTTCTGCACCTAGTGCCTTGAATTTTGGGTAGTCTCTCTTCCAATGTCTCTTCTCATGACAGAAAAGACACTCATCCTTTGATAATTTGACTTCTTCTTAGCCCCTCCACTCTTAGGCTTTAGAACAACATCCTTATATGCTTTTTTCTTCTATTGTTGCTTATTCTTCCATTTGGAAGACTTCGCAAAAAAGCTCACCATGAGCACAGATTTTACTTTAGCAGCGGAAGACTCATAAGTCTTAAGCATGTTGTGCAATTCTGGCAGCCCAACCTTCGTGTTGTTCATGTTGAAATTCACAATGAAATTTTTAAAACTGCTAGGAAGAGACTGAAGACTTAGATTTGTTGAGATATTTGCGGGGAGCACCGTTCCAATCGATGCTAACCTCTCAATCAAATCAATCATTTTCAGCATATGCTCATAAACCTTGCCTCCAGCATGTAGCTTGCACTTGAAGAGATCGCGAAGTATCACATACCCTATAGTTTGAGCTTGTGAAGCATACAACTCTCCAAGTGCTTAAAAATTTCATATGGAAACATGTGCTCATGGTTTCTTTGGAGTTCCAAACTCATAGAAGACATCATGACACACTGAGCATCAGATGCATTATCAACGTGTTTCTGATGAGCTTCAACGTTAAACGTAGCAAACTCAGGAGATTCCTTATTGGGGATGACACCTATAGGATTGTCCAAGACATACTCAACCTTGTCATGCCTTAGCACCAAGCGCAAACAACAGAGCCAATTCGTGAAATTTGACCCAGTCAacttgtttgtttccatcaaacATTTGTAAGCcaagtttgacatattatctgaacagaaaaatataatgaaaaacaaattagaaaagcatacaaagatcacaTTCGTATCACTAACCAAACAagagtttattgtattgattagctcccactaattttaacatatattatgtcccccaaacataaaatacgaatttatatcaaatataaattttagtggtcgtctatattattgcagcccCTGCTTTGGCTGatcactacaataatatcacaaggtaggcctccaagccaattgcaacaactatttttacaatttttggtttattaatccaattaatatgcatccataaactatttaggtcgctttggcgtcactaaacaatttaagcaagtcaaccccatcacacgaagccaaccatgcatctatgaataaGCCTAGGCCTTGTGGATTTAGAGTAAACGCTTTGGCGTAAAACTCGAggtcgaaaaggctaggaacatcaaacaattatgatggacgatgcgtttgtttcaaaaacaatacttatattttatagggaaaaagtgtgatactagttgtgaatataatatccaatattaaaactcaaacaattactgggcgccaCCTACCCATACATAGTATAACATGGACTACAAATACTAGGCGCCGTCTACCCAggcatagtataacacggactgcACATACTAGGCTCCGCCTATCCAAACATAGTATAAAACGGACTACACATagtgggcgccgcctacccaaacatagtataacacggtcTCTAACTAGTATAGTTAAATAATGataagcataaatcaaatagcatgctaacaaaacaaataatgctcaacaaataaaatcaaattttattctctaattaagtGTGGACTAATAATTCacattaattctaaattaacattaattatacattaatataaattgtAATTTATCAATCTAAATGATAATCAATTAATGTCATTGAGATTATACATAGTATAAATAGGCTActgccttagagcatccacaacggtggtggcccaacccgcgtccgtccgcgccgctggtaCGGACGTGTCTCGCcgccgctgctcgatgcatcaagcagCCGTGCCAGCGAGTAGGACACGTGGCGCgcggcgattgggcaacggcatagccgttgcttttgaatttttttaattaaaaatcggtttttaattaaaaaaccgattaaaaaaattcacttcccaaaacaaatatattcgtttattaccgttttttaccactttttaatttttttttcaccaaaaatatacacttttatctataaataccctcactttcacacccaaaaattcacatcaaactacacaattctcatcttcattctcccatatccattctcatattcattctcccatatccattttcatcgtcattctctcataccctacaacataacaatatccggccaaggcgatgaccacccgccctctcacggttggaaccctgaatggttcggttcacaaccgtttcctagtccggaaacggaatatttgGCCCTCCTCAAACCTAAGATTCGGGCGtttcgggtggctaccggccataccaaatcgacgaccaaggtgcctctgaagggcgatacgggtggacaccggagcctaggccgatcgccccctcccaaactccatctcctcctactcgcggtgtccgcacactgtacactccggtggagatggataaattgttcaaggcgtacttggaaatctccgaagatgcggtggttggcacgaaccaatccggcgatcacttttggtggcgcgtctcttgccggtacaatgaaaaccggccgccgggaaagatcgagcgcaacgagagtatggtggtcaactccatcggccgagccaacgaagaaattggcaagtttaATGGCTATTTCTTCCAAGAgacgcggaatgccgggagcggccggagcgaggtcgacatcatcactgtctcgctgagcacctaccaatccatgaacgacaagtcgttcaagtacctcaacgtttggcaggacacgcggacgcacccgaagtatatgggaggcgtaacatcctcctctagcggctcctccaaacgatcaaggtcggtatccctatccgacgccggctccgaagaagtggctagccaactcgccggagctatcttgggtagccccgacgtcGGACCAAGTGgatcccgacgccgaccgcaaggaaggaagaaggcggcggccgaccgccgtcgcgccgcgactccatctgcccccgctcccgaacccgctccctatgcgccacctccaagcccgaacaactcgctgtggatgctcttaggccaactcaatatggcctataggtcaactatgacccccacgcaacttcaaacgcacgagaccatgatattgagtctccaaaaacaattggggttagtACCTCCGGATAAGTAGTCTTCCtggggtaatattagccaataattatgtaatttttaatttttaggagtttaattatgtaatttttaatttttagtattttaattatgtattttttaattt
This DNA window, taken from Salvia splendens isolate huo1 chromosome 18, SspV2, whole genome shotgun sequence, encodes the following:
- the LOC121776733 gene encoding uncharacterized protein LOC121776733, encoding MSNLAYKCLMETNKLTGSNFTNWLCCLRLVLRHDKVEYVLDNPIGVIPNKESPEFATFNVEAHQKHVDNASDAQCVMMSSMRYVILRDLFKCKLHAGGKVYEHMLKMIDLIERLASIGTVLPANISTNLSLQSLPSSFKNFIVNFNMNNTKVGLPELHNMLKTYESSAAKVKSVLMRHWKRDYPKFKALGAESGSSGSK